A DNA window from Zerene cesonia ecotype Mississippi chromosome 28, Zerene_cesonia_1.1, whole genome shotgun sequence contains the following coding sequences:
- the LOC119837718 gene encoding serine/threonine-protein kinase WNK1-like isoform X1 — MDNMSSNVSLRNKQRKDNLITRKQDKSPEKTIRGTRGAYRGIPSTSKRDEETETGSTERLDRPKKFMSQNKGYGLGKRPDFSLKNRNVHLASSRYGQMTSGLHGHGHQISQPAHHLDSSVLPAKEKTVHGKEKTFKVVVGGEVAVMKTPVLGARPYNALAIIHTQQSNTFDMLNSLTTSVASQPVVGVGVGVAVGGYRRRSSGQGALCDPELDDSGNKLVARLEDDAFISEQDLEENIQENTATEKTDTEGAEQSQKQQNGIVYDPIYELDKLEDKDKEKADKEDEEEPIGVSPCGRFFKYDKEVGRGSFKTVYHGLDTQTGVAVAWCELLEKKLNKTERLRFREEADMLKKLQHPNIVRFYNYWEGTVAKKKNIVLITELMVSGTLKTYLKRFKRFNPKVLKSWCRQILKGLNFLHSRTPPIIHRDLKCDNIFITGTTGSVKIGDLGLATLKNRSFAKSVIGTPEFMAPEMYEEHYDESVDVYAFGMCMLEMATGEYPYSECSGPAQIYKKVVSGVKPQSLEKVTIPEVRDIIEQCIRPNKADRPKVKDLLNHEFFGEDIGLRLEIVERDLVTSSDITKIQFRLKIIDPKKRSYTHKENEAIQFEFDMEKDDCEELANEMAKAGLIMGEDARIVFKLLKSQLISLKRERSEKKAQMLFNQEIINEQNRQQQLQQQLRQVKMIQSQQQAGPVDQVKSGLLNGVGTQPALVQLDQQSQQLFQAQQQLLQHQFQQHLTNEEKAMKLFQQNLIQARMSPSLNSDQHLLQQQQLIEQNIKQQQVMMEQNLLSQQMLEQSVQGQGFMDQQVQQNLLEPQQAPLQQNLLNQQLVANEINNTNQAWQQQIIQRQQNIIAQQAAAIQQKQLEEQLTVQDQAMTGPQPNLVTGQVLDPSLQNLQNILAQIIHRPDTLQSRKESESEAQPQPPQQAQQPVVSQQTEMVEMQQQLPQEQENMQLNTNLLNVQMPQHTSQNINYTQAQQNLNYMQPNLLTAVDPAIFAQQQQVAQAQQQVAQAQQQLNMQKQMLAQQQLVLQQQLISHQQLQMPGQTLSPQHIRNLQQQQYLAQQELQLQTQQNLIDQQNLALLTQKHQLMGQQQQKVEEILRGQRPMYTRQGSEQSQISTADVHDQQQTLVPDPYQQKPPLQPQMSIDQMQYQNQFMDKQIQKQPSEEQQYHPQVHPMQGQSLPHNMLAQFNLVQNERQISSHEGTPVQNYSANPMMYQQNQQMQMQNVAYQQVESSSVPASMTQNAQVTQYMDIPSSIPSSMPQTSQPIQPDLQQTQQMPQQIQQQQIQPQQSQQQQIQPPQSQQQQIQPQQSQQQQMQSQQQQMQVPQSQQHQQQIPPQSQQQQIQQQQLQQQQIQQQQQQMQQQQQHQMSQQPQQQISQPQQIQQQTTQAQPPQQQMQQVQQEVPQQLPIKPEENGVSSKEQFHTPMSDLPGGQQDAMWQPELGAVEEKQPETQQESTAGAAIPSPIAGEKKSRGSKKRSREKERLPRLTVLAVAESGSVVECQLESKSKTVTFKFHVPDVNPEDLANNLVTNNLLPEWQSGAFTEWIRDIVHQLQAEPLHPAALRLHIDKQTDYDSETTEREENLTDSNQDNSECTTPTASHDHIALELDEAPAADAPATDAPATDAPAADAPPTDARAADALARKISTASSIGSNQSDGGPMAPERAGSIESNGEKKSQKPTRKISRFLVSPVVDRGEDVPDEKSEIAPAEVEKEPPKEPQVNGLPEPEPERPAAVPQEKYVPTHQYSLPSQPQVTDHRPELTAAAPHPTTAPPITTTIPINLQATIPQPLPFQAINPILNGSLQPNLANLTTPLQIATDTPLLGLSQVGTPMGVGADLGLNLGLQVAPGLADPLGRLQLGQPTLTPTPAVSDTLTNAENIQRMLLKQNIIK, encoded by the exons ATGACATCAGGCTTACACGGGCACGGGCATCAGATCTCGCAGCCGGCCCACCACCTCGACTCGTCTGTGCTGCCAGCCAAGGAAAAAACTGTGCATGGCAAGGAAAAAACGTTTAAG GTGGTGGTGGGCGGCGAGGTGGCGGTGATGAAGACGCCGGTGCTGGGCGCGCGACCCTACAACGCGCTCGCCATCATACACACGCAGCAGAGCAACACGTTCGACATGCTCAACTCGCTCACCACTAGTGTT GCGAGCCAACCAGTAGTGGGCGTGGGCGTGGGCGTGGCGGTGGGTGGGTACCGGCGCCGCAGCTCGGGACAAGGTGCGCTGTGCGACCCCGAGCTGGACGATAGCGGGAACAAGCTGGTGGCGCGGCTCGAGGACGACGCCTTCATCTCGGAGCAGGATCTG gAAGAAAACATTCAAGAAAACACCGCCACCGAGAAAACGGACACGGAAGGAGCGGAGCAGTCGCAAAAACAACAGAACG GCATTGTGTACGATCCTATTTACGAGTTGGACAAACTCGAAGATAAGGACAAGGAGAAGGCCGATAAGGAGGATGAGGAGGAGCCAATCGGTGTGTCGCCCTGTGGCAG GTTCTTCAAATACGACAAGGAGGTGGGCCGCGGCTCGTTCAAGACAGTGTACCACGGCCTCGACACGCAGACCGGTGTCGCGGTCGCCTGGTGCGAGCTACTG GAGAAAAAGCTCAACAAAACCGAGCGCCTGCGCTTCCGCGAAGAGGCGGACATGCTGAAGAAGCTGCAACACCCGAACATCGTGCGTTTCTACAACTACTGGGAGGGAACCGTCGCCAAAAAGAAGAATATCGTGCTCATCACTGAGCTTATGGTCTCCGGCACACTAAAGAC ATATCTAAAGCGCTTCAAGCGATTCAACCCGAAGGTACTCAAGTCGTGGTGCCGCCAGATACTCAAGGGGCTGAATTTCCTGCACTCCCGAACACCGCCTATCATCCACAG GGATCTGAAGTGCGACAATATATTCATAACGGGGACGACGGGCAGCGTGAAGATTGGAGACCTCGGCCTTGCTACGCTCAAGAACAGGAGTTTTGCCAAGTCCGTCATAG GCACACCGGAGTTCATGGCGCCGGAGATGTACGAGGAGCACTATGACGAGTCGGTGGACGTGTACGCGTTCGGCATGTGCATGCTGGAGATGGCCACCGGCGAGTACCCCTACAGCGAGTGCAGCGGGCCCGCGCAGATCTACAAGAAGGTGGTCTCG GGTGTAAAACCGCAGAGTCTAGAGAAGGTCACCATTCCGGAAGTGAGGGACATCATCGAACAGTGCATACGACCCAACAAAGCCGACAG gcCCAAAGTGAAAGACCTGCTGAACCACGAGTTCTTCGGCGAGGACATCGGGCTGCGGCTCGAGATCGTCGAGCGGGATCTTGTGACGTCGTCGGACATCACCAAGATACAGTTCCGGTTGAAAATCATCGATCCAAAGAAACG GTCGTACACGCACAAGGAGAACGAGGCGATCCAGTTCGAGTTCGACATGGAGAAGGACGACTGCGAGGAGCTCGCCAACGAGATGGCGAAGGCCGGCCTCATCATGGGCGAGGACGCGCGCATCGTGTTCAAGCTGCTCAAGTCGCAGCTCATCAGCCTCAAGCG AGAAAGGAGCGAGAAAAAAGCCCAAATGCTGTTCAATCAAGAGATAATTAATGAACAGAATAGGCAACAACAATTACAACAACAGCTTAGACAG GTAAAAATGATTCAAAGTCAGCAACAGGCTGGGCCTGTGGATCAAGTAAAGTCGGGACTTCTGAATGGTGTAGGAACACAGCCTGCTCTAGTACA GTTGGACCAACAATCTCAGCAATTGTTTCAAGCTCAACAACAACTTCTTCAGCATCAGTTTCAACAGCACCTCACTAATGAAGAGAAAGCGATGAAACTTTTCCAACAGAATCTAATTCAGGCTCGAATGTCACCTTCTCTCAATTCGGATCAGCATCTGTTGCAACAACAACAGCTGATCGAGCAGAACATCAAACAACAGCAGGTGATGATGGAACAGAATCTCCTCAGCCAGCAAATGCTGGAACAGTCAGTTCAAGGGCAAGGTTTCATGGATCAACAGGTTCAACAAAACCTGCTAGAGCCCCAACAAGCTCCACTTCAACAAAATTTGTTGAATCAACAACTCGTTGCCAATGAGATTAACAACACTAACCAGGCGTGGCAGCAGCAAATTATTCAACGTCAACAGAATATAATAGCACAGCAAGCGGCGGCGATACAGCAGAAGCAGTTGGAGGAGCAGCTAACGGTCCAGGACCAAGCGATGACCGGGCCACAACCGAATCTCGTTACCGGGCAAGTCCTAGATCCGTCTCTCCAAAACTTGCAGAATATACTAGCTCAGATCATACACAGGCCGGACACGCTGCAGTCGAGGAAAGAGTCGGAATCGGAAGCCCAACCCCAGCCCCCGCAACAGGCGCAACAACCGGTCGTCAGTCAACAAACGGAAATGGTTGAAATGCAACAACAGCTCCCCCAAGAACAAGAAAACATGCAACTTAACACAAATTTACTTAATGTACAGATGCCGCAACATACtagtcaaaatattaattacacgCAGGCGcaacaaaatttgaattacatGCAGCCAAACTTACTAACGGCGGTCGATCCGGCTATATTTGCTCAACAGCAACAAGTTGCGCAAGCTCAGCAGCAGGTTGCGCAGGCGCAGCAACAATTGAACatgcaaaaacaaatgttaGCGCAACAGCAGCTCGTCCTCCAACAACAATTAATTTCCCATCAGCAATTACAAATGCCAGGTCAAACATTATCGCCACAACATATAAGAAACTTACAGCAGCAGCAGTACTTAGCCCAACAGGAATTGCAATTACAGACGCAACAAAATCTAATCGATCAGCAAAATCTAGCTTTATTGACTCAAAAGCACCAGTTGATGGGACAACAGCAACAAAAGGTGGAGGAGATATTGCGCGGTCAAAGGCCGATGTACACCAGGCAGGGATCGGAACAGAGCCAAATAAGTACGGCAGACGTTCACGATCAGCAACAGACTCTAGTCCCGGATCCGTATCAGCAGAAGCCGCCACTACAGCCGCAAATGTCAATTGACCAGATGCAATACCAAAATCAGTTTATGGATAAACAAATTCAGAAGCAGCCGTCTGAGGAGCAGCAATACCACCCGCAAGTGCACCCGATGCAGGGTCAATCGTTGCCACACAACATGCTGGCGCAATTCAACTTGGTGCAAAACGAGAGGCAGATCTCTAGTCATGAAGGCACTCCGGTGCAAAATTATTCTGCCAATCCAATGATGTACCAACAGAACCAGCAGATGCAGATGCAGAATGTGGCGTATCAGCAAGTCGAGTCATCTTCGGTTCCAGCTAGCATGACGCAAAATGCTCAGGTCACACAGTATATGGACATCCCGTCGTCGATACCATCGTCCATGCCACAAACATCACAACCGATACAGCCGGATCTACAGCAAACGCAGCAGATGCCGCAGCAAattcaacaacaacaaattcAACCGCAACAGTCGCAACAGCAACAAATTCAACCTCCACAATCACAGCAGCAACAAATTCAACCTCAACAAtcacaacaacaacaaatgcAATCGCAACAGCAACAGATGCAAGTTCCGCAATCGCAACAACACCAGCAACAAATTCCACCGCAGTCTCAGCAGCAACAAATTCAGCAACAGCaattacaacaacaacaaattcAACAGCAACAACAACAGAtgcagcagcagcagcagcatCAAATGTCGCAACAGCCGCAGCAACAAATAAGCCAGCCACAACAGATACAACAGCAGACGACACAAGCGCAGCCACCCCAGCAACAGATGCAGCAAGTGCAGCAGGAAGTCCCTCAGCAGCTGCCGATTAAGCCAGAGGAGAATGGGGTTTCGAGTAAGGAGCAGTTCCACACGCCAATGTCGGACTTACCTGGCGGTCAGCAGGATGCGATGTGGCAGCCGGAGCTGGGCGCCGTGGAGGAGAAGCAACCCGAAACTCAGCAAGAAA GCACAGCGGGCGCAGCGATCCCGTCGCCGATAGCGGGCGAGAAGAAGTCGCGCGGCTCGAAGAAGCGCTCGCGCGAGAAGGAGCGCCTGCCGCGCCTCACCGTGCTCGCCGTCGCCGAGAGCGGCTCCGTGGTGGAGTGCCAGCTCGAGTCCAAGTCGAAGACGGTCACCTTCAAGTTCCACGTGCCCGACGTCAACCCGGAGGACCTGGCCAATAATCTG GTTACGAACAACCTGCTGCCCGAGTGGCAGAGCGGCGCCTTCACGGAGTGGATCCGCGACATCGTGCACCAGCTGCAGGCCGAGCCGCTGCACCCGGCCGCGCTGCGCCTGCACATCGAcaag CAGACGGACTACGACTCGGAGACCACGGAGCGCGAGGAGAACCTGACGGACTCGAACCAGGACAACTCGGAGTGCACCACGCCCACCGCCTCGCACGACCACATCGCGCTTGAGCTGGACGAGGCGCCCGCCGCTGACGCGCCGGCTACCGACGCGCCCGCTACCGACGCGCCCGCTGCCGACGCGCCCCCCACCGACGCGCGCGCCGCCGATGCGCTCGCACGCAAGATCAGCACCGCCTCGTCTATcg GTTCCAATCAATCAGACGGCGGGCCGATGGCGCCGGAGCGCGCCGGCAGCATCGAGTCGAACGGCGAGAAGAAATCACAAAAACCCACTCGAAAGATATCGAGGTTTCTAGTCAGCCCCGTTGTGGACCGCGGCGAGGACGTTCCCGACGAGAAGTCGGAAATTGCACCCGCTGAAGTAGAGAAGGAGCCGCCCAAAGAGCCCCAAGTCAACGGGCTCCCAGAACCGGAGCCCGAGCGGCCGGCAGCCGTTCCCCAAGAGAAATATGTTCCTACGCACCAGTATTCGCTTCCGTCCCAGCCGCAGGTCACCGACCACCGGCCCGAGCTcaccgccgccgcgccgcaccCCACCACGGCCCCGCCCATCACCACCACCATCCCCATTAACCTGCAAGCGACCATCCCGCAGCCGCTCCCCTTCCAAGCGATCAATCCCATACTGAATGGATCGTTGCAGCCCAACCTTGCGAACTTAACGACGCCGCTGCAAATCGCCACCGATACTCCCCTGCTTGGGTTGAGCCAAGTGGGGACTCCCATGGGGGTGGGAGCGGACCTGGGGCTGAATCTCGGGCTGCAAGTGGCCCCCGGACTCGCTGACCCGCTGGGTCGGTTGCAGCTGGGCCAGCCCACTCTCACCCCCACTCCGGCTGTCAGCGATACGCTGACAAACGCTGAGAATATACAGAGGATGCTGCTCAAACAGAATATTATCAAGTAA
- the LOC119837718 gene encoding serine/threonine-protein kinase WNK1-like isoform X2, with translation MDNMSSNVSLRNKQRKDNLITRKQDKSPEKTIRGTRGAYRGIPSTSKRDEETETGSTERLDRPKKFMSQNKGYGLGKRPDFSLKNRNVHLASSRYGQMTSGLHGHGHQISQPAHHLDSSVLPAKEKTVHGKEKTFKVVVGGEVAVMKTPVLGARPYNALAIIHTQQSNTFDMLNSLTTSVASQPVVGVGVGVAVGGYRRRSSGQGALCDPELDDSGNKLVARLEDDAFISEQDLEENIQENTATEKTDTEGAEQSQKQQNGIVYDPIYELDKLEDKDKEKADKEDEEEPIGVSPCGRFFKYDKEVGRGSFKTVYHGLDTQTGVAVAWCELLEKKLNKTERLRFREEADMLKKLQHPNIVRFYNYWEGTVAKKKNIVLITELMVSGTLKTYLKRFKRFNPKVLKSWCRQILKGLNFLHSRTPPIIHRDLKCDNIFITGTTGSVKIGDLGLATLKNRSFAKSVIGTPEFMAPEMYEEHYDESVDVYAFGMCMLEMATGEYPYSECSGPAQIYKKVVSGVKPQSLEKVTIPEVRDIIEQCIRPNKADRPKVKDLLNHEFFGEDIGLRLEIVERDLVTSSDITKIQFRLKIIDPKKRSYTHKENEAIQFEFDMEKDDCEELANEMAKAGLIMGEDARIVFKLLKSQLISLKRERSEKKAQMLFNQEIINEQNRQQQLQQQLRQVKMIQSQQQAGPVDQVKSGLLNGVGTQPALVQLDQQSQQLFQAQQQLLQHQFQQHLTNEEKAMKLFQQNLIQARMSPSLNSDQHLLQQQQLIEQNIKQQQVMMEQNLLSQQMLEQSVQGQGFMDQQVQQNLLEPQQAPLQQNLLNQQLVANEINNTNQAWQQQIIQRQQNIIAQQAAAIQQKQLEEQLTVQDQAMTGPQPNLVTGQVLDPSLQNLQNILAQIIHRPDTLQSRKESESEAQPQPPQQAQQPVVSQQTEMVEMQQQLPQEQENMQLNTNLLNVQMPQHTSQNINYTQAQQNLNYMQPNLLTAVDPAIFAQQQQVAQAQQQVAQAQQQLNMQKQMLAQQQLVLQQQLISHQQLQMPGQTLSPQHIRNLQQQQYLAQQELQLQTQQNLIDQQNLALLTQKHQLMGQQQQKVEEILRGQRPMYTRQGSEQSQISTADVHDQQQTLVPDPYQQKPPLQPQMSIDQMQYQNQFMDKQIQKQPSEEQQYHPQVHPMQGQSLPHNMLAQFNLVQNERQISSHEGTPVQNYSANPMMYQQNQQMQMQNVAYQQVESSSVPASMTQNAQVTQYMDIPSSIPSSMPQTSQPIQPDLQQTQQMPQQIQQQQIQPQQSQQQQIQPPQSQQQQIQPQQSQQQQMQSQQQQMQVPQSQQHQQQIPPQSQQQQIQQQQLQQQQIQQQQQQMQQQQQHQMSQQPQQQISQPQQIQQQTTQAQPPQQQMQQVQQEVPQQLPIKPEENGVSSKEQFHTPMSDLPGGQQDAMWQPELGAVEEKQPETQQESTAGAAIPSPIAGEKKSRGSKKRSREKERLPRLTVLAVAESGSVVECQLESKSKTVTFKFHVPDVNPEDLANNLVTNNLLPEWQSGAFTEWIRDIVHQLQAEPLHPAALRLHIDKTDYDSETTEREENLTDSNQDNSECTTPTASHDHIALELDEAPAADAPATDAPATDAPAADAPPTDARAADALARKISTASSIGSNQSDGGPMAPERAGSIESNGEKKSQKPTRKISRFLVSPVVDRGEDVPDEKSEIAPAEVEKEPPKEPQVNGLPEPEPERPAAVPQEKYVPTHQYSLPSQPQVTDHRPELTAAAPHPTTAPPITTTIPINLQATIPQPLPFQAINPILNGSLQPNLANLTTPLQIATDTPLLGLSQVGTPMGVGADLGLNLGLQVAPGLADPLGRLQLGQPTLTPTPAVSDTLTNAENIQRMLLKQNIIK, from the exons ATGACATCAGGCTTACACGGGCACGGGCATCAGATCTCGCAGCCGGCCCACCACCTCGACTCGTCTGTGCTGCCAGCCAAGGAAAAAACTGTGCATGGCAAGGAAAAAACGTTTAAG GTGGTGGTGGGCGGCGAGGTGGCGGTGATGAAGACGCCGGTGCTGGGCGCGCGACCCTACAACGCGCTCGCCATCATACACACGCAGCAGAGCAACACGTTCGACATGCTCAACTCGCTCACCACTAGTGTT GCGAGCCAACCAGTAGTGGGCGTGGGCGTGGGCGTGGCGGTGGGTGGGTACCGGCGCCGCAGCTCGGGACAAGGTGCGCTGTGCGACCCCGAGCTGGACGATAGCGGGAACAAGCTGGTGGCGCGGCTCGAGGACGACGCCTTCATCTCGGAGCAGGATCTG gAAGAAAACATTCAAGAAAACACCGCCACCGAGAAAACGGACACGGAAGGAGCGGAGCAGTCGCAAAAACAACAGAACG GCATTGTGTACGATCCTATTTACGAGTTGGACAAACTCGAAGATAAGGACAAGGAGAAGGCCGATAAGGAGGATGAGGAGGAGCCAATCGGTGTGTCGCCCTGTGGCAG GTTCTTCAAATACGACAAGGAGGTGGGCCGCGGCTCGTTCAAGACAGTGTACCACGGCCTCGACACGCAGACCGGTGTCGCGGTCGCCTGGTGCGAGCTACTG GAGAAAAAGCTCAACAAAACCGAGCGCCTGCGCTTCCGCGAAGAGGCGGACATGCTGAAGAAGCTGCAACACCCGAACATCGTGCGTTTCTACAACTACTGGGAGGGAACCGTCGCCAAAAAGAAGAATATCGTGCTCATCACTGAGCTTATGGTCTCCGGCACACTAAAGAC ATATCTAAAGCGCTTCAAGCGATTCAACCCGAAGGTACTCAAGTCGTGGTGCCGCCAGATACTCAAGGGGCTGAATTTCCTGCACTCCCGAACACCGCCTATCATCCACAG GGATCTGAAGTGCGACAATATATTCATAACGGGGACGACGGGCAGCGTGAAGATTGGAGACCTCGGCCTTGCTACGCTCAAGAACAGGAGTTTTGCCAAGTCCGTCATAG GCACACCGGAGTTCATGGCGCCGGAGATGTACGAGGAGCACTATGACGAGTCGGTGGACGTGTACGCGTTCGGCATGTGCATGCTGGAGATGGCCACCGGCGAGTACCCCTACAGCGAGTGCAGCGGGCCCGCGCAGATCTACAAGAAGGTGGTCTCG GGTGTAAAACCGCAGAGTCTAGAGAAGGTCACCATTCCGGAAGTGAGGGACATCATCGAACAGTGCATACGACCCAACAAAGCCGACAG gcCCAAAGTGAAAGACCTGCTGAACCACGAGTTCTTCGGCGAGGACATCGGGCTGCGGCTCGAGATCGTCGAGCGGGATCTTGTGACGTCGTCGGACATCACCAAGATACAGTTCCGGTTGAAAATCATCGATCCAAAGAAACG GTCGTACACGCACAAGGAGAACGAGGCGATCCAGTTCGAGTTCGACATGGAGAAGGACGACTGCGAGGAGCTCGCCAACGAGATGGCGAAGGCCGGCCTCATCATGGGCGAGGACGCGCGCATCGTGTTCAAGCTGCTCAAGTCGCAGCTCATCAGCCTCAAGCG AGAAAGGAGCGAGAAAAAAGCCCAAATGCTGTTCAATCAAGAGATAATTAATGAACAGAATAGGCAACAACAATTACAACAACAGCTTAGACAG GTAAAAATGATTCAAAGTCAGCAACAGGCTGGGCCTGTGGATCAAGTAAAGTCGGGACTTCTGAATGGTGTAGGAACACAGCCTGCTCTAGTACA GTTGGACCAACAATCTCAGCAATTGTTTCAAGCTCAACAACAACTTCTTCAGCATCAGTTTCAACAGCACCTCACTAATGAAGAGAAAGCGATGAAACTTTTCCAACAGAATCTAATTCAGGCTCGAATGTCACCTTCTCTCAATTCGGATCAGCATCTGTTGCAACAACAACAGCTGATCGAGCAGAACATCAAACAACAGCAGGTGATGATGGAACAGAATCTCCTCAGCCAGCAAATGCTGGAACAGTCAGTTCAAGGGCAAGGTTTCATGGATCAACAGGTTCAACAAAACCTGCTAGAGCCCCAACAAGCTCCACTTCAACAAAATTTGTTGAATCAACAACTCGTTGCCAATGAGATTAACAACACTAACCAGGCGTGGCAGCAGCAAATTATTCAACGTCAACAGAATATAATAGCACAGCAAGCGGCGGCGATACAGCAGAAGCAGTTGGAGGAGCAGCTAACGGTCCAGGACCAAGCGATGACCGGGCCACAACCGAATCTCGTTACCGGGCAAGTCCTAGATCCGTCTCTCCAAAACTTGCAGAATATACTAGCTCAGATCATACACAGGCCGGACACGCTGCAGTCGAGGAAAGAGTCGGAATCGGAAGCCCAACCCCAGCCCCCGCAACAGGCGCAACAACCGGTCGTCAGTCAACAAACGGAAATGGTTGAAATGCAACAACAGCTCCCCCAAGAACAAGAAAACATGCAACTTAACACAAATTTACTTAATGTACAGATGCCGCAACATACtagtcaaaatattaattacacgCAGGCGcaacaaaatttgaattacatGCAGCCAAACTTACTAACGGCGGTCGATCCGGCTATATTTGCTCAACAGCAACAAGTTGCGCAAGCTCAGCAGCAGGTTGCGCAGGCGCAGCAACAATTGAACatgcaaaaacaaatgttaGCGCAACAGCAGCTCGTCCTCCAACAACAATTAATTTCCCATCAGCAATTACAAATGCCAGGTCAAACATTATCGCCACAACATATAAGAAACTTACAGCAGCAGCAGTACTTAGCCCAACAGGAATTGCAATTACAGACGCAACAAAATCTAATCGATCAGCAAAATCTAGCTTTATTGACTCAAAAGCACCAGTTGATGGGACAACAGCAACAAAAGGTGGAGGAGATATTGCGCGGTCAAAGGCCGATGTACACCAGGCAGGGATCGGAACAGAGCCAAATAAGTACGGCAGACGTTCACGATCAGCAACAGACTCTAGTCCCGGATCCGTATCAGCAGAAGCCGCCACTACAGCCGCAAATGTCAATTGACCAGATGCAATACCAAAATCAGTTTATGGATAAACAAATTCAGAAGCAGCCGTCTGAGGAGCAGCAATACCACCCGCAAGTGCACCCGATGCAGGGTCAATCGTTGCCACACAACATGCTGGCGCAATTCAACTTGGTGCAAAACGAGAGGCAGATCTCTAGTCATGAAGGCACTCCGGTGCAAAATTATTCTGCCAATCCAATGATGTACCAACAGAACCAGCAGATGCAGATGCAGAATGTGGCGTATCAGCAAGTCGAGTCATCTTCGGTTCCAGCTAGCATGACGCAAAATGCTCAGGTCACACAGTATATGGACATCCCGTCGTCGATACCATCGTCCATGCCACAAACATCACAACCGATACAGCCGGATCTACAGCAAACGCAGCAGATGCCGCAGCAAattcaacaacaacaaattcAACCGCAACAGTCGCAACAGCAACAAATTCAACCTCCACAATCACAGCAGCAACAAATTCAACCTCAACAAtcacaacaacaacaaatgcAATCGCAACAGCAACAGATGCAAGTTCCGCAATCGCAACAACACCAGCAACAAATTCCACCGCAGTCTCAGCAGCAACAAATTCAGCAACAGCaattacaacaacaacaaattcAACAGCAACAACAACAGAtgcagcagcagcagcagcatCAAATGTCGCAACAGCCGCAGCAACAAATAAGCCAGCCACAACAGATACAACAGCAGACGACACAAGCGCAGCCACCCCAGCAACAGATGCAGCAAGTGCAGCAGGAAGTCCCTCAGCAGCTGCCGATTAAGCCAGAGGAGAATGGGGTTTCGAGTAAGGAGCAGTTCCACACGCCAATGTCGGACTTACCTGGCGGTCAGCAGGATGCGATGTGGCAGCCGGAGCTGGGCGCCGTGGAGGAGAAGCAACCCGAAACTCAGCAAGAAA GCACAGCGGGCGCAGCGATCCCGTCGCCGATAGCGGGCGAGAAGAAGTCGCGCGGCTCGAAGAAGCGCTCGCGCGAGAAGGAGCGCCTGCCGCGCCTCACCGTGCTCGCCGTCGCCGAGAGCGGCTCCGTGGTGGAGTGCCAGCTCGAGTCCAAGTCGAAGACGGTCACCTTCAAGTTCCACGTGCCCGACGTCAACCCGGAGGACCTGGCCAATAATCTG GTTACGAACAACCTGCTGCCCGAGTGGCAGAGCGGCGCCTTCACGGAGTGGATCCGCGACATCGTGCACCAGCTGCAGGCCGAGCCGCTGCACCCGGCCGCGCTGCGCCTGCACATCGAcaag ACGGACTACGACTCGGAGACCACGGAGCGCGAGGAGAACCTGACGGACTCGAACCAGGACAACTCGGAGTGCACCACGCCCACCGCCTCGCACGACCACATCGCGCTTGAGCTGGACGAGGCGCCCGCCGCTGACGCGCCGGCTACCGACGCGCCCGCTACCGACGCGCCCGCTGCCGACGCGCCCCCCACCGACGCGCGCGCCGCCGATGCGCTCGCACGCAAGATCAGCACCGCCTCGTCTATcg GTTCCAATCAATCAGACGGCGGGCCGATGGCGCCGGAGCGCGCCGGCAGCATCGAGTCGAACGGCGAGAAGAAATCACAAAAACCCACTCGAAAGATATCGAGGTTTCTAGTCAGCCCCGTTGTGGACCGCGGCGAGGACGTTCCCGACGAGAAGTCGGAAATTGCACCCGCTGAAGTAGAGAAGGAGCCGCCCAAAGAGCCCCAAGTCAACGGGCTCCCAGAACCGGAGCCCGAGCGGCCGGCAGCCGTTCCCCAAGAGAAATATGTTCCTACGCACCAGTATTCGCTTCCGTCCCAGCCGCAGGTCACCGACCACCGGCCCGAGCTcaccgccgccgcgccgcaccCCACCACGGCCCCGCCCATCACCACCACCATCCCCATTAACCTGCAAGCGACCATCCCGCAGCCGCTCCCCTTCCAAGCGATCAATCCCATACTGAATGGATCGTTGCAGCCCAACCTTGCGAACTTAACGACGCCGCTGCAAATCGCCACCGATACTCCCCTGCTTGGGTTGAGCCAAGTGGGGACTCCCATGGGGGTGGGAGCGGACCTGGGGCTGAATCTCGGGCTGCAAGTGGCCCCCGGACTCGCTGACCCGCTGGGTCGGTTGCAGCTGGGCCAGCCCACTCTCACCCCCACTCCGGCTGTCAGCGATACGCTGACAAACGCTGAGAATATACAGAGGATGCTGCTCAAACAGAATATTATCAAGTAA